The following proteins come from a genomic window of Tepidiforma thermophila:
- a CDS encoding L-threonylcarbamoyladenylate synthase, whose product MTDSPGSLIDRAVELLRSGELVILPTDTVYGIAADVRNDDAVTAIYRAKQRDPAQPLQLLFGRDPALLEQYADLTPAARRLVDALGPGAWTIIVPGRPGWSSPALSGGSTVGFRIVPVDIVLDIVDALGAPLAATSANVSGGPSPVTAEEAARQVGAFCAMTIDAGPTAQGIDSTVIDLSGPDPVVLREGAITANQLASILGVASIPVRRSVRS is encoded by the coding sequence ATGACTGATTCCCCCGGATCCCTCATCGACCGCGCCGTTGAGCTGCTGCGCAGCGGCGAGCTCGTCATCCTCCCCACCGACACCGTCTACGGCATCGCCGCCGATGTCCGGAATGACGACGCCGTTACCGCCATCTACCGCGCCAAGCAGCGCGACCCTGCACAGCCGCTCCAGCTCCTCTTCGGCCGCGACCCGGCCCTGCTCGAGCAATACGCCGACCTCACCCCGGCGGCCCGGCGGCTGGTCGACGCCCTCGGGCCCGGCGCCTGGACCATCATCGTCCCCGGCCGGCCCGGCTGGTCGAGCCCCGCACTCTCCGGGGGCAGCACCGTCGGCTTCAGGATCGTCCCGGTCGACATCGTCCTCGACATCGTTGATGCTCTCGGTGCGCCCCTCGCCGCCACCAGCGCCAACGTCTCCGGCGGCCCGAGCCCCGTCACTGCCGAAGAGGCCGCCCGCCAGGTCGGCGCCTTCTGCGCGATGACGATCGATGCCGGCCCCACCGCGCAGGGCATCGACTCCACGGTCATCGACCTCTCCGGCCCCGACCCCGTCGTCCTCCGCGAAGGCGCAATCACCGCTAACCAGCTCGCTTCTATACTGGGCGTCGCCTCCATTCCCGTCCGCAGGAGCGTCCGCTCGTGA
- the guaA gene encoding glutamine-hydrolyzing GMP synthase: MAATDPVTSPAGAQDPAKRHECIVVLDFGSQFSMLIARRVRELNTYCELLPYDVPRERLAGMDVRGIILSGGPNSVYEEGAPLAPDWVWESGLPVLGICYGMQVMAHQLGGKVAPGAEREYGPAVVHRDHAAPLLDGLPADFEVWMSHGDRIEVLPPGFAGYASTANSPFAVMADPSRGYYGLQFHPEVAHTPRGRDILKNFVRGICRAEGTWTPGNFIEETVEAIRAQVGSDRVICGLSGGVDSAVAAVLVHRAVGDQLVCIFVDNGLLRAGEAEEVVTTFRKNLAINLVHVDAAGEFLAQLAEVTNPETKRIRIGNTFVRVFEREARKVEGARFLCQGTLYPDVIESGSHGKGASTIKTHHNVGGLPPDMKLELVEPLRYLFKDEVRRIGEALGLPEEMVWRHPFPGPGLAIRCIGEVTPEKLEILRRADRIVMDEIREAGLYRDLWQAFAVLTDTKTVGVMGDFRTYGYAVAVRAVVADDAMTADWARLPHELLSRISNRIVNEVHGVNRVVYDITPKPPGTIEWE, encoded by the coding sequence ATGGCAGCAACGGACCCTGTAACTTCCCCGGCAGGCGCACAGGACCCGGCGAAACGCCACGAGTGCATCGTGGTGCTGGATTTCGGGTCGCAGTTCTCGATGCTGATTGCGCGGCGGGTGCGGGAACTCAATACCTACTGTGAACTGCTGCCGTACGACGTGCCGCGCGAGCGGCTGGCCGGCATGGACGTGCGGGGGATTATCCTCTCGGGGGGGCCGAATAGCGTCTACGAGGAAGGTGCACCGCTGGCGCCCGACTGGGTGTGGGAGTCGGGGCTGCCCGTGCTGGGCATTTGCTACGGCATGCAGGTGATGGCTCACCAGCTGGGCGGAAAGGTGGCGCCGGGCGCCGAGCGCGAATACGGGCCGGCCGTGGTGCACCGCGACCATGCTGCACCGCTGCTCGACGGGCTGCCCGCCGACTTTGAGGTGTGGATGAGCCACGGGGACCGGATTGAGGTGCTGCCGCCGGGCTTCGCCGGGTATGCGAGCACGGCGAATTCGCCGTTCGCTGTGATGGCTGACCCCTCACGCGGGTACTACGGGCTGCAGTTCCATCCTGAGGTGGCTCACACGCCGCGCGGACGGGACATCCTGAAGAATTTTGTCCGGGGCATTTGCAGGGCGGAAGGCACGTGGACCCCGGGGAATTTCATCGAGGAGACGGTGGAGGCGATCCGGGCGCAGGTCGGGAGCGACCGGGTGATCTGCGGGCTCTCGGGCGGGGTCGACAGCGCGGTCGCCGCGGTCCTGGTGCACCGGGCCGTCGGCGATCAGCTGGTGTGCATCTTTGTCGACAATGGGCTGCTCCGGGCGGGCGAGGCGGAGGAGGTCGTGACGACCTTCCGGAAGAACCTGGCGATCAACCTGGTGCACGTGGATGCTGCGGGAGAGTTCCTCGCGCAGCTGGCCGAAGTGACGAACCCGGAGACGAAGCGGATCCGCATCGGCAATACGTTCGTTCGGGTGTTCGAGCGGGAGGCGCGGAAGGTCGAGGGGGCGCGGTTCCTGTGCCAGGGCACGCTGTACCCGGACGTCATCGAAAGCGGGTCGCACGGTAAGGGAGCGAGCACGATCAAGACACATCACAACGTGGGCGGGCTGCCGCCGGACATGAAGCTCGAACTGGTCGAACCGCTCCGGTACCTCTTCAAAGACGAGGTGCGGCGGATTGGCGAGGCGCTGGGGCTGCCCGAGGAGATGGTCTGGCGGCATCCGTTCCCGGGCCCGGGGCTGGCGATCCGGTGCATCGGCGAAGTGACGCCTGAGAAGCTCGAGATCCTCCGGCGGGCGGACCGGATTGTGATGGACGAAATCCGGGAGGCGGGGCTCTACCGGGACCTCTGGCAGGCGTTTGCGGTGCTGACGGACACGAAGACCGTGGGCGTGATGGGTGACTTCCGCACGTACGGCTATGCGGTAGCGGTCCGGGCGGTGGTTGCGGATGACGCCATGACGGCGGACTGGGCGCGGCTCCCGCATGAGCTGCTATCGCGCATTTCGAACCGGATCGTCAACGAGGTGCACGGGGTGAACCGGGTGGTGTACGACATCACGCCGAAGCCGCCGGGCACCATCGA